Proteins encoded within one genomic window of [Enterobacter] lignolyticus SCF1:
- a CDS encoding peptidase U32 family protein produces the protein MRLQNHHLELLSPARDAAIAREAILHGADAVYIGGPGFGARHNASNSLSDIAGLVPFAHRYGAKVFVTLNTILHDDELEPAQALITDLYQTGVDALIVQDMGILELDLPPIELHASTQCDIRSVEKAKFLADAGFSQIVLARELNLEQIQAIHASADATIEFFIHGALCVAYSGQCYISHAQTGRSANRGDCSQACRLPYTLKDDQGRVVAYEKHLLSMKDNDQTANLAALIDAGVRSFKIEGRYKDMSYVKNITAHYRQMLDAIIEDRGDLARSSAGRTEHFFIPSTDKTFHRGSTDYFVNARKGDIGAFDSPKFIGLPVGEVLKVGKDHLDVEVTEPLANGDGLNVMIKREVVGFRANTVEKTGENRYRVWPNEMPADLHKARPHQALNRNLDHNWQQALLKTSSERRIAVDIELGGWQEQLILTMTSEDGVSVTHTLDGQFAVADNAEKALSNLQDGIAKLGQTLYYPREVAVNLPGALFVPNSLVNQLRRETVGMLDEARLAAYQRGSRKPVSVPPPVYPETHLTFLANVYNHKAREFYQRYGVQLIDAAYEAHEEKGDVPVMITKHCLRFAFNLCPKQAKGNIKSWRATPMQLVHGDEVLTLKFDCRPCEMHVVGKMKNHIFKMPLPGSVVASVSPEELLKTLPKRKNG, from the coding sequence ATGCGCCTGCAAAACCATCATCTCGAACTACTCAGCCCGGCCCGCGACGCGGCCATCGCCCGTGAAGCCATTCTGCACGGTGCGGACGCGGTCTATATCGGCGGCCCCGGGTTTGGCGCCCGTCATAACGCCAGCAACAGCCTGAGCGATATCGCCGGGCTGGTGCCGTTTGCCCATCGCTATGGCGCGAAGGTGTTTGTGACGCTGAACACCATTCTGCATGATGATGAACTGGAGCCCGCGCAGGCGCTGATTACCGACCTGTACCAGACCGGCGTTGATGCGCTGATCGTCCAGGACATGGGGATCCTCGAGCTGGATCTACCGCCAATTGAGCTGCACGCCAGCACCCAGTGCGATATCCGCAGCGTCGAGAAGGCGAAGTTTCTCGCTGACGCCGGCTTCAGCCAGATTGTTCTGGCGCGCGAACTGAACCTTGAGCAGATTCAGGCAATCCATGCGTCTGCCGATGCGACCATCGAGTTCTTTATTCACGGCGCGCTGTGCGTCGCCTATTCCGGACAGTGCTATATCTCCCATGCCCAGACCGGACGCAGCGCCAACCGCGGCGACTGCTCGCAGGCGTGCCGTCTGCCGTACACCCTGAAAGACGATCAGGGGCGGGTCGTGGCGTATGAAAAACACCTGCTGTCGATGAAAGACAACGATCAGACCGCGAACCTGGCGGCGCTTATTGACGCGGGCGTGCGCTCGTTCAAAATTGAGGGCCGCTATAAGGACATGAGCTACGTGAAGAACATCACGGCGCACTATCGCCAGATGCTCGACGCCATCATTGAAGACCGGGGCGACCTGGCGCGCTCATCGGCGGGACGTACCGAACATTTCTTTATTCCATCAACCGACAAAACCTTCCACCGCGGCAGCACCGACTATTTTGTTAACGCCCGTAAAGGCGATATCGGCGCGTTCGACTCGCCGAAATTTATCGGCCTGCCGGTCGGTGAAGTGCTGAAGGTCGGTAAAGATCACCTCGACGTCGAAGTGACCGAACCGCTGGCGAACGGCGACGGGCTGAATGTGATGATCAAGCGTGAAGTTGTCGGCTTTCGCGCCAACACGGTAGAGAAAACCGGCGAAAACCGCTATCGCGTCTGGCCGAACGAAATGCCCGCGGATCTGCATAAAGCGCGCCCGCACCAGGCGCTTAACCGCAACCTTGACCACAACTGGCAGCAGGCGCTGCTGAAAACCTCCAGCGAGCGCCGTATCGCCGTGGATATCGAGCTCGGTGGCTGGCAGGAGCAGCTGATCCTGACCATGACCAGCGAGGATGGCGTCAGCGTGACCCATACCCTCGACGGCCAGTTTGCTGTGGCCGACAACGCGGAAAAAGCGCTGAGCAACCTGCAGGACGGCATCGCGAAGCTCGGACAGACTCTCTACTACCCGCGCGAAGTGGCGGTGAATCTGCCGGGCGCGCTGTTTGTACCCAACAGCCTGGTCAACCAGCTGCGCCGTGAAACGGTCGGGATGCTGGATGAGGCCCGTCTGGCGGCCTATCAGCGCGGCAGCCGCAAGCCGGTGTCGGTGCCGCCGCCGGTCTATCCGGAAACACACCTGACGTTCCTGGCCAACGTTTACAACCATAAGGCCCGCGAATTTTACCAGCGCTACGGCGTGCAGCTGATCGATGCGGCCTACGAGGCCCACGAAGAGAAGGGCGATGTGCCGGTGATGATCACCAAACACTGCCTGCGTTTCGCCTTCAATCTGTGTCCGAAACAGGCCAAAGGCAACATCAAGAGCTGGCGTGCGACGCCGATGCAGCTGGTGCACGGCGATGAGGTGCTGACGCTGAAGTTCGACTGCCGGCCGTGCGAAATGCACGTGGTGGGCAAGATGAAAAACCACATCTTCAAAATGCCGCTGCCGGGCAGCGTGGTGGCGTCGGTGAGCCCGGAAGAGCTGCTGAAGACGTTACCGAAGCGGAAGAACGGATAG
- a CDS encoding helix-turn-helix domain-containing protein yields the protein MNIAQHLAVTLKTLRQQRGWSLSRLAEETGVSKAMLGQIERNESSPTVATLWKIATGLNVPFSLFITPPESEAAAYDPQQQAMVVTPLFPWDAELRFDHFSIMLAPGALSESAPHEAGVIEHVVTISGTLDMRIDGRWQQVAAGEGLRFAGDAAHAYRNSTDETVHFHSLIHYPKEKSAG from the coding sequence ATGAATATTGCACAACATCTGGCAGTGACGCTAAAAACGCTGCGCCAGCAGCGGGGCTGGAGCCTGTCCCGGCTGGCGGAGGAGACGGGCGTATCGAAGGCGATGCTCGGACAAATCGAGCGCAATGAATCCAGCCCGACGGTGGCGACGCTGTGGAAAATCGCCACCGGGCTCAACGTCCCGTTTTCGCTGTTCATCACGCCGCCGGAGAGCGAGGCGGCGGCCTACGACCCGCAGCAGCAGGCGATGGTGGTGACGCCGCTGTTTCCGTGGGATGCGGAGCTGCGCTTCGACCATTTCTCCATCATGCTGGCGCCCGGCGCGCTCAGCGAGTCGGCGCCGCACGAGGCGGGCGTTATCGAGCACGTGGTGACCATCAGCGGGACGCTGGATATGCGTATCGACGGGCGCTGGCAGCAGGTCGCCGCTGGCGAAGGGCTGCGCTTTGCCGGTGATGCCGCCCATGCCTATCGCAACAGCACTGATGAAACCGTGCATTTTCATTCGCTGATCCACTACCCAAAAGAAAAATCCGCAGGCTAA
- a CDS encoding benzoate/H(+) symporter BenE family transporter, whose protein sequence is MDVITHKVSSMRTPALPFPTLLAGFVAVLVGYASSAAIIWQAASAAGATAQDIAGWMTALGLAMGVSTLLLTLWRKVPVLTAWSTPGAALLVSGLQGVSLNDAVGMFIFANALIVLCGITGLFARIMKIVPHSLAAAMLAGILLRFGLQAFSALPQNLWLCGSMLLAWLAGKALAPRYAVVAALLAGSVAALLLGDVNATAVHFAVVVPRYIAPHFEPALLLSIGLPFFLVTMASQNAPGFATLQASGYRVPASSTIVITGALALLLSPFGVYSVCIAAITAAICQSPDAHPDPHQRWKAAAAAGVFYLLAGVFGGSITSLMAALPVAWIQMLAGLALLGTLSGSLVQALAQESERDAAMVTFLVTASGLTLGGIGSAFWGLIAGGLCFSALSLARRA, encoded by the coding sequence ATGGACGTTATAACGCACAAGGTGAGTTCCATGCGCACGCCCGCACTTCCTTTCCCCACGCTGCTGGCCGGTTTCGTTGCCGTGCTGGTCGGCTATGCCAGCTCCGCCGCCATCATCTGGCAGGCGGCAAGCGCCGCGGGCGCGACCGCGCAGGATATCGCCGGGTGGATGACCGCGCTGGGCCTGGCGATGGGGGTCAGCACCCTGCTGCTGACCCTCTGGCGTAAAGTACCGGTTCTCACCGCATGGTCAACGCCCGGCGCGGCGCTGCTGGTCAGCGGGCTGCAGGGGGTTAGCCTCAACGACGCCGTCGGGATGTTTATTTTTGCCAACGCCCTGATCGTACTGTGCGGCATTACCGGGCTGTTTGCGCGGATCATGAAAATCGTGCCGCACTCGCTGGCGGCGGCGATGCTGGCGGGTATTTTATTGCGTTTTGGTCTGCAGGCATTCAGCGCTCTGCCGCAGAACCTCTGGCTGTGCGGCAGCATGCTGCTGGCCTGGCTTGCCGGTAAGGCGCTCGCACCGCGCTATGCGGTGGTCGCCGCGCTGCTGGCGGGCAGCGTCGCGGCCCTGCTGCTGGGGGACGTGAACGCGACGGCGGTTCATTTTGCCGTGGTCGTACCGCGCTACATCGCGCCACATTTCGAACCTGCGCTGCTGCTGAGCATCGGGCTGCCCTTCTTCCTGGTCACTATGGCGTCGCAGAATGCGCCGGGATTCGCCACCCTGCAGGCCTCCGGCTACCGCGTCCCGGCGTCATCGACGATCGTCATTACCGGCGCTCTCGCCCTGCTGCTGTCGCCGTTTGGCGTCTACTCGGTCTGTATCGCCGCGATCACCGCCGCTATCTGCCAGAGCCCGGACGCGCATCCGGACCCGCATCAGCGCTGGAAAGCGGCGGCGGCCGCAGGTGTGTTTTACCTGCTGGCGGGCGTGTTCGGCGGTTCGATAACCTCGCTGATGGCGGCGCTGCCCGTCGCCTGGATCCAGATGCTGGCGGGCCTTGCGCTGCTCGGCACCCTCAGCGGCAGCCTGGTGCAAGCGCTGGCGCAGGAGAGCGAGCGGGATGCGGCGATGGTGACGTTTCTGGTGACCGCCAGCGGCCTGACGCTCGGCGGCATCGGGTCAGCGTTCTGGGGGCTTATCGCGGGAGGTCTTTGCTTTAGCGCGCTGTCACTGGCTCGCCGCGCGTAG
- a CDS encoding AraC family transcriptional regulator → MSHSYGTFETLRQQNAVLRDTVDLHSGIQLAAWFNNRDTVTVNSNHHTLSLYIADGYESYHKTPHGWKNGGGPDRFCLMPQESESSWDIRGNLSFVHLYCTDAHLRDVGEQIWDKRPAAFSLDEKTFAHDDKITSLYRHFLLGCDWHQQANQLALSTASTLLLTHLIQRYANVQWQLPKVTGGLAPVVLRNVLAFIDSHLDKPLMLAELAQEAALSEYHFARMFRQSMQVAPHQYVMQRRMEKAQQLVRHSALPLTDIALACGFNSASHFSNRFKSVTGLTPSRLRAASQ, encoded by the coding sequence ATGTCACACTCTTACGGTACCTTCGAAACGCTGCGCCAGCAAAACGCCGTACTGCGCGATACGGTCGATCTTCACTCCGGTATTCAGCTGGCGGCCTGGTTCAACAATCGCGATACCGTCACCGTGAACAGCAACCACCATACCCTCAGCCTGTATATTGCGGACGGCTACGAAAGCTACCATAAAACGCCCCATGGCTGGAAAAACGGCGGCGGGCCGGATCGTTTCTGTCTGATGCCGCAGGAGAGCGAATCGAGCTGGGACATTCGTGGCAATCTGTCGTTTGTGCACCTGTACTGCACCGACGCGCACCTGCGCGACGTGGGCGAGCAGATCTGGGACAAGCGCCCGGCCGCCTTCAGTCTTGATGAAAAAACCTTTGCCCATGATGACAAGATAACCTCGCTGTACCGCCATTTTTTGCTGGGCTGCGACTGGCATCAGCAGGCTAATCAGCTGGCGCTGAGTACCGCCAGCACGCTGCTGCTGACGCATTTAATCCAGCGTTACGCCAACGTGCAGTGGCAGCTGCCGAAGGTGACCGGTGGGCTGGCGCCCGTGGTGCTGCGCAATGTGCTGGCGTTTATTGACAGCCATCTTGATAAGCCGCTGATGCTGGCGGAGCTGGCGCAGGAGGCGGCGCTGAGCGAGTATCATTTCGCGCGTATGTTCCGCCAGTCGATGCAGGTGGCGCCGCATCAGTACGTAATGCAGCGGCGGATGGAAAAAGCCCAGCAGCTGGTGCGCCACAGCGCGCTGCCGCTGACCGACATCGCGCTGGCCTGCGGGTTTAACTCCGCCAGCCATTTCAGCAACCGCTTCAAAAGCGTGACCGGGCTGACGCCGTCCAGACTACGCGCGGCGAGCCAGTGA
- a CDS encoding DMT family transporter: MNVLLYLLVVVIWGTTWIAIFLQQGPVPAPVSIFWRFAVASVTLLVVLGLMGRLRRLALRDHLFCMIQGCCVFCFNFWCFYTAAAWINTGLESVIFSMAVLFNAINSFIFFRQQPPARFWLAALLGLIGIVTLFWDDLQASGMSRELLMGVGLSALGTYGFSLGNMLSLRHQRRGLETLTTNSWAMLYGTLVMGAIALVRGDSFMPQWTVSYLGALLYLALFGSVIAFGAYFTLVGRIGPANAAYSTLLFPLVALTISTFYEGYVWHANAVFGLALILVGNLVMFAKPETWFRRRALSKTTA, translated from the coding sequence ATGAACGTCCTCCTCTACCTTCTGGTGGTGGTTATCTGGGGCACCACCTGGATTGCCATCTTTTTACAACAGGGCCCCGTCCCGGCGCCGGTCTCTATTTTCTGGCGGTTTGCGGTGGCGAGCGTCACCCTGCTGGTGGTTCTGGGGCTGATGGGCCGTCTGCGCCGTCTGGCGCTGCGCGATCATCTCTTCTGCATGATTCAGGGCTGCTGCGTGTTTTGCTTCAACTTCTGGTGCTTTTACACCGCCGCGGCGTGGATCAACACCGGGCTGGAGTCGGTTATTTTCTCCATGGCCGTGCTGTTTAACGCGATAAACAGCTTTATCTTCTTTCGCCAGCAGCCGCCTGCCCGCTTCTGGCTCGCCGCGCTGCTGGGGCTTATCGGCATCGTGACCCTGTTCTGGGACGATCTTCAGGCCAGCGGTATGAGCCGCGAGCTGCTGATGGGCGTCGGCCTTAGCGCGCTGGGCACCTACGGTTTTTCACTCGGCAACATGCTGAGCCTCCGACACCAGCGCCGCGGCCTGGAAACCCTGACCACCAACAGCTGGGCGATGCTCTACGGCACGCTGGTGATGGGCGCTATTGCGCTGGTTCGCGGCGACAGCTTTATGCCGCAATGGACGGTGAGCTACCTCGGCGCGCTGCTGTATCTGGCGCTGTTCGGTTCGGTTATCGCCTTTGGCGCCTACTTTACGCTGGTCGGGCGCATCGGTCCGGCCAATGCCGCCTACAGCACCCTGCTGTTTCCGCTGGTGGCGCTGACGATTTCAACGTTCTATGAAGGCTATGTCTGGCATGCCAATGCCGTCTTCGGCCTGGCGCTTATCCTGGTGGGAAATCTGGTGATGTTTGCTAAACCGGAAACCTGGTTCAGACGGCGCGCGCTGTCTAAAACGACGGCATAA
- a CDS encoding DUF3313 domain-containing protein, with amino-acid sequence MRTITLFKVAALAGTLALTGCASKLAQPNQYSGFLKDYSNLKETTSASGKPELRWIDPHFDPKNYDNIVYNPIIYYPVPKPSTQIGQQVLDGIRNYTNQQLKQAISERRTLAAAAGPRSLIFRGAITGVNSSKEGLQFYEVIPVAMIVAGTQAATGHRTMDTNLYFEGELIDAATNKPVVKVVRKNEGQTLANETTPMTIDTLKQVIDDMAVDAVKFDASKK; translated from the coding sequence ATGCGTACAATTACGTTATTTAAGGTAGCCGCCCTTGCGGGCACCTTGGCATTGACAGGATGTGCATCGAAACTCGCGCAGCCGAATCAATATTCCGGCTTTTTAAAAGATTATTCTAATCTCAAGGAAACCACGTCGGCTTCGGGTAAACCGGAGCTGCGCTGGATAGATCCGCACTTCGACCCGAAAAATTACGACAACATCGTTTATAACCCGATTATTTATTATCCGGTGCCTAAACCAAGCACCCAGATCGGTCAGCAGGTGCTGGACGGCATTCGCAACTACACCAACCAGCAGCTTAAACAGGCGATTTCCGAGAGGAGAACGCTGGCCGCCGCGGCAGGTCCGCGTAGCCTGATTTTCCGCGGCGCTATCACCGGGGTGAACTCCAGTAAAGAAGGGCTGCAGTTCTATGAAGTTATCCCGGTGGCGATGATTGTGGCGGGAACGCAGGCGGCAACGGGGCACCGCACCATGGATACCAACCTGTACTTTGAAGGTGAGTTAATTGATGCGGCAACCAATAAGCCGGTGGTGAAAGTGGTTCGTAAGAACGAGGGGCAGACGTTAGCCAACGAAACGACGCCGATGACCATCGATACCCTGAAACAGGTTATCGATGACATGGCGGTTGATGCCGTGAAGTTCGACGCTTCTAAGAAATAA
- a CDS encoding ABC transporter substrate-binding protein, whose amino-acid sequence MKCKLTILALAVAALTVSSTVAAKTLVYCSEGSPENFNPQLYTSGTSVDASAVPIYNRLVDFRVGTTELQPSLAERWEVSEDGTEYTFHLRKGVKFQSNKYFTPSRDFNADDVIFSFMRQKDPANPYHMVSGGSYANFESLEFGKLITAINKIDDHTVRFTLAHAEAPFVADLGWYFASILSAEYADAMLKAGTPERVDMDPVGTGPFKLAQYQKDSRILFTAFADYWQGKAKIDRLVFSITPDASVRYAKLEKNECQVMPFPNPADLPRMKENKNITLMNKSGLNTGFLAFNTQKPPLDNSKVRQALAMAINKPAIVEAIFHGTGTAAKNLLPPGVWSADADLKDYDYSPEKARALLKEAGFADGLTIDLWAMPVQRPYNPNARRMAEMIQADWAKIGVTAKITSYEWGEYLKRVKDGEHQAALMGWTTATGDPDNFFGPLFTCQSANGGSNSAKWCYPPFDALIAQAKSITDREQRTALYKQAQQMMHDQMPAVMIAHSTIFEPVRKDISGYEIDPFGKHIFYQVDLK is encoded by the coding sequence ATGAAATGCAAACTGACAATACTTGCGCTGGCGGTTGCGGCTCTGACGGTAAGTTCCACCGTCGCGGCGAAAACGCTGGTCTACTGCTCTGAGGGATCGCCGGAGAATTTTAACCCCCAACTCTATACCTCGGGCACCAGCGTGGATGCCAGCGCGGTGCCCATCTATAACCGGCTGGTGGATTTCCGCGTGGGAACCACGGAGCTGCAGCCGAGCCTCGCCGAGCGCTGGGAGGTGAGTGAGGACGGTACGGAGTACACCTTCCATCTGCGCAAAGGGGTGAAGTTCCAGAGCAACAAATACTTCACGCCGAGCCGCGATTTTAACGCCGACGATGTGATTTTTTCCTTCATGCGGCAGAAGGACCCGGCAAACCCGTATCACATGGTTTCCGGCGGCAGCTATGCCAATTTTGAAAGCCTGGAGTTCGGCAAACTCATCACTGCCATCAATAAGATTGACGATCATACGGTGCGCTTCACCCTGGCGCACGCCGAAGCGCCGTTCGTCGCCGACCTCGGCTGGTACTTCGCCTCCATTCTCTCCGCCGAATACGCCGACGCGATGCTGAAAGCAGGGACGCCGGAGCGGGTGGATATGGACCCGGTCGGCACCGGGCCGTTTAAGCTGGCGCAATACCAGAAAGATTCGCGCATTCTGTTTACCGCTTTTGCGGATTACTGGCAGGGTAAAGCGAAAATCGATCGGCTGGTATTTAGTATTACGCCGGATGCCTCGGTACGTTATGCCAAACTGGAAAAGAATGAATGTCAGGTAATGCCATTTCCTAATCCCGCCGATCTGCCGCGCATGAAGGAAAATAAAAATATAACCCTGATGAATAAATCAGGGCTGAATACCGGCTTCCTCGCCTTTAATACGCAAAAGCCGCCGCTGGATAATAGTAAAGTGCGTCAGGCGCTGGCGATGGCTATTAATAAGCCCGCGATCGTCGAGGCGATATTTCACGGCACCGGCACGGCGGCGAAGAATTTACTGCCGCCGGGCGTGTGGAGTGCGGATGCCGATCTTAAGGACTACGATTATTCGCCGGAAAAGGCCAGGGCGTTGCTTAAAGAGGCCGGGTTTGCCGACGGTTTGACCATTGACCTGTGGGCGATGCCGGTTCAGCGGCCCTATAACCCGAACGCCAGGCGGATGGCGGAGATGATTCAGGCGGACTGGGCGAAAATCGGCGTTACCGCCAAAATCACCTCCTACGAGTGGGGCGAGTACCTTAAGCGCGTAAAAGACGGCGAGCATCAGGCGGCGCTGATGGGCTGGACCACGGCAACCGGCGACCCGGACAACTTCTTCGGCCCGCTGTTTACCTGCCAGTCCGCCAACGGCGGCTCGAACTCGGCGAAATGGTGCTATCCGCCGTTTGACGCGCTCATCGCCCAGGCGAAGTCGATTACCGACCGCGAGCAGCGAACGGCGCTGTATAAGCAGGCTCAACAGATGATGCATGACCAGATGCCGGCGGTGATGATCGCGCACTCAACGATATTTGAGCCGGTACGTAAAGACATTTCAGGTTACGAAATTGATCCTTTTGGTAAGCATATTTTTTATCAGGTGGATTTGAAATAA
- the pepT gene encoding peptidase T, protein MATSLSSQLTQRFFRYLAVSSQSDASAATLPTTEGQYAMARLLADELRTLGLEEIVIDEHATVTAVKKGNVAGAPRVGFITHIDTVDVGLSPDIHPQILRFSGEDLCLNPEKGIWLRVDEHPEILAYPNEEIIFSDGTSVLGADNKAAVTVVMTLLENLTAAHRHGDIVVAFVPDEEVGLRGAKALDIERRFNVDFAWTIDCCELGEIVYENFNAASAEIRFTGVTAHPMSAKGVLVNPLLMAMDFISHFDRQQTPEHTAGREGYVWFNGMEAAQSAAVLQASIRDFDSASFARRKQQIADVVQAIAAQYPTAKVEFTINDIYSNISSAIGEDRRAIDLMFEAMEDLGIHPRPTPMRGGTDGAALSAKGLLTPNFFTGAHNFHSPFEFLPLRSFEASYQMALQLCLLAARC, encoded by the coding sequence ATGGCAACGTCGCTCTCCAGTCAATTAACCCAACGCTTCTTTCGCTACCTGGCCGTCAGCAGCCAGAGCGACGCCAGCGCCGCCACGCTGCCCACCACCGAGGGGCAGTACGCGATGGCGCGGCTGCTGGCCGATGAGCTACGGACGCTGGGGCTTGAGGAGATAGTGATTGACGAACACGCCACGGTAACGGCGGTGAAAAAAGGCAATGTGGCGGGCGCGCCGCGAGTGGGGTTCATCACCCATATCGACACCGTAGACGTCGGTCTGTCGCCGGATATTCATCCGCAGATCCTGCGCTTTAGCGGTGAAGACCTCTGCCTGAACCCGGAAAAAGGCATCTGGCTGCGCGTTGACGAGCACCCTGAAATTCTCGCCTATCCAAACGAAGAGATTATCTTCAGCGACGGCACCAGCGTGCTGGGCGCCGACAACAAAGCGGCCGTCACGGTGGTGATGACGCTGCTGGAGAACCTGACGGCGGCGCATCGGCACGGCGATATCGTGGTCGCCTTTGTGCCGGACGAAGAAGTTGGGCTACGCGGCGCGAAAGCGCTGGACATTGAGCGCCGCTTTAACGTCGATTTCGCCTGGACCATCGACTGCTGCGAGCTGGGGGAAATCGTCTACGAGAACTTTAATGCGGCGTCGGCCGAAATTCGCTTTACCGGCGTAACGGCGCACCCGATGTCGGCAAAAGGCGTGCTGGTGAACCCGCTACTGATGGCGATGGATTTCATCAGCCATTTTGACCGCCAGCAAACGCCGGAGCATACCGCCGGACGCGAGGGCTACGTGTGGTTTAACGGCATGGAGGCGGCCCAGAGCGCGGCGGTGCTGCAGGCCAGCATCCGCGATTTCGACAGCGCCAGCTTTGCCCGCCGCAAGCAGCAGATTGCCGACGTTGTGCAGGCGATTGCCGCGCAGTATCCGACGGCAAAGGTCGAGTTTACGATTAACGATATCTACAGCAATATCAGCAGCGCCATCGGCGAAGATCGGCGCGCGATTGACCTGATGTTCGAGGCTATGGAAGACCTCGGCATTCATCCCAGACCAACGCCGATGCGCGGCGGTACGGACGGCGCCGCGCTGTCGGCGAAAGGTCTGCTGACCCCGAACTTCTTCACCGGCGCGCATAACTTCCACTCGCCGTTTGAATTCCTGCCGCTGCGATCGTTCGAGGCCTCATACCAGATGGCGCTCCAGCTCTGCCTGCTGGCCGCGCGCTGTTAG
- the tehB gene encoding tellurite resistance methyltransferase TehB: MTVRDENYFTEKYGLTRTHSEVLNAVAHVAPGSALDLGCGNGRNSLYLAANGFDVTAWDKNPMSINNLESIRSAEGLDNLRASVADLNSLRFDGEYDFILSTVVLMFLDAGTIPGLIANMQRCTRPGGWNLIVAAMDTDDYPCTVGFPFAFRPGELRDYYAGWTLARYNEDVGELHRTDADGNRIRLRFATLLARKPA, from the coding sequence ATGACCGTTCGTGACGAAAATTATTTCACCGAAAAATATGGCCTGACCCGCACCCATTCCGAAGTGCTGAACGCGGTTGCGCACGTCGCGCCGGGCAGCGCGCTGGATTTGGGCTGCGGCAACGGTCGTAACAGCCTGTATCTGGCGGCAAACGGTTTTGACGTGACGGCATGGGATAAAAATCCCATGAGCATCAATAATCTGGAGTCAATCAGAAGCGCGGAAGGGCTGGATAATCTGCGCGCGAGCGTGGCCGATCTTAACAGCCTGCGCTTTGACGGCGAGTATGACTTTATTCTCTCGACGGTGGTGCTGATGTTCCTTGACGCCGGGACCATTCCGGGGCTTATCGCGAATATGCAGCGCTGCACCCGTCCCGGCGGCTGGAACCTGATTGTCGCGGCCATGGACACCGACGATTATCCCTGCACCGTCGGCTTCCCGTTCGCCTTCAGGCCCGGCGAGCTGCGCGACTATTACGCGGGCTGGACGCTGGCCAGATACAATGAAGACGTCGGCGAGCTGCACCGCACCGACGCCGACGGCAACCGCATCAGGCTGCGCTTCGCTACGCTGCTGGCGCGCAAACCGGCCTAA
- the tehA gene encoding dicarboxylate transporter/tellurite-resistance protein TehA: MNGLSTEAKVLHLPAGYFGMVLGTIGMGFAWRYASTIWPVSPHIGNGLVILAIAMWGLLTLAFITRLLRFPASVVEEMRHPVASSFVSLFPATTMLVAIGVTPWLRPLALALFSVGVVLQLAYAAWQSAGLWRGKHPGEATTPGLYLPTVANNFISAMACGALGFTDAGLVFLGAGIFSWLSLEPVILQRLRSSGELPAPLRTSLGIQLAPALVACSAWLAVNGGQTDVLAKMLFGYGLLQLLFMLRLMPWYLKQPFNASFWSFSFGVSALATTGLHLGQAATSGFFHTLAIPLFIFTNAIIAFLLIRTLSLLLSGKLLIRVERSTLSGKKEPS; the protein is encoded by the coding sequence ATGAACGGACTATCGACGGAAGCCAAAGTGCTTCATCTTCCCGCCGGCTACTTTGGTATGGTGCTTGGCACTATCGGCATGGGCTTCGCCTGGCGCTACGCCAGCACTATCTGGCCGGTGAGTCCGCATATCGGTAATGGCCTGGTGATACTGGCCATCGCCATGTGGGGGCTGTTGACTCTGGCGTTTATCACCCGGCTGCTGCGCTTTCCGGCGAGCGTGGTGGAGGAGATGCGCCACCCGGTGGCCAGCAGCTTCGTCAGCCTGTTTCCGGCCACCACCATGCTGGTGGCGATTGGCGTAACGCCGTGGCTGCGGCCGCTGGCGCTGGCGCTGTTTTCCGTCGGCGTGGTGCTACAGCTTGCCTATGCGGCCTGGCAGAGCGCCGGGCTATGGCGCGGCAAACATCCGGGCGAGGCCACCACGCCGGGGCTGTATCTGCCGACGGTGGCCAACAACTTTATCAGCGCGATGGCCTGCGGCGCGCTGGGGTTTACCGACGCCGGACTGGTGTTTCTCGGCGCCGGGATCTTCTCCTGGCTGAGCCTTGAGCCGGTGATTTTGCAGCGCCTGCGCAGCAGCGGCGAGCTGCCCGCGCCGCTGCGCACCTCGCTTGGCATCCAGCTGGCGCCCGCGCTGGTCGCCTGTAGCGCCTGGCTTGCGGTCAACGGCGGCCAGACCGACGTGCTGGCGAAGATGCTCTTTGGCTACGGGCTGCTGCAGCTGCTGTTTATGCTGCGCCTGATGCCGTGGTATCTGAAACAGCCGTTTAATGCCTCATTCTGGAGCTTCTCGTTCGGCGTGTCCGCGCTGGCGACCACCGGGCTGCATCTGGGGCAGGCGGCGACGTCCGGGTTTTTTCATACCCTTGCGATTCCGCTGTTTATTTTTACCAACGCCATCATCGCATTTTTGCTGATTCGCACGCTGAGCCTGCTGCTGAGCGGCAAGCTGCTGATCCGCGTTGAACGTTCGACATTATCAGGAAAAAAGGAACCATCATGA